A region from the Nesterenkonia lacusekhoensis genome encodes:
- a CDS encoding SDR family oxidoreductase, with the protein MTNIAVTGATGYIGGRLVPQLLKAGHRVRVLTRRAESLRDVPWRDEVEVLEGDLSDASAARRLCDDVDVVYFLVHSMSGGRDFADLDKRCAESVATAAAEAAVGGIVYLSGLHPDEELSPHLRSRVEVGEILESSRVPTLTLQAGLVIGSGSASFEMVRHLTDVLPVMPSPRWVLNRVQPIAVRDVLHYLSRAADVEWEESRRYDIGGPDVHTYADLMKLYARAAGLREPTVLPVPVLTPWLAAQWVNLVTPIPRSLAVPLVQSLQHDCVVQDRSIDDLLPPPDAGLTDYPTAVDLALEKISADRVETTWAGSHPLDAPSEPLPSDPDWAGRTVLTDERRVRSSASPEAVFAVIESIGGDRGYFALSRAWRARGLADKLVGGVGLGRGRRSRRQLQLGDAVDWWRVERLDRGERLRLRAEMKVPGQAWLEFLVEPDGEGSVCTQRAVFFPSGLGGRIYWLALTPFHAVIFRKMAARLALEAEAGPARH; encoded by the coding sequence ATGACCAACATCGCAGTGACTGGAGCCACAGGCTACATCGGAGGACGCCTGGTGCCTCAGCTGTTGAAGGCAGGGCACCGGGTCCGGGTGCTGACCCGCCGGGCCGAATCGCTGCGGGATGTTCCCTGGCGCGACGAGGTCGAGGTTCTTGAAGGAGACCTCTCGGACGCGTCGGCAGCACGGAGACTCTGCGACGACGTGGATGTGGTCTATTTCCTCGTGCATTCCATGAGCGGCGGCAGAGACTTCGCTGACCTGGACAAGCGATGCGCGGAATCGGTGGCCACTGCCGCCGCGGAGGCCGCGGTGGGCGGAATCGTCTATCTCTCCGGACTTCACCCCGACGAAGAACTCAGCCCGCACCTGCGGTCGCGGGTCGAGGTCGGGGAGATCCTGGAGTCCAGCCGCGTTCCGACGCTCACCCTGCAGGCCGGGCTGGTGATCGGCTCCGGATCTGCCAGCTTCGAGATGGTCCGCCATCTCACCGACGTACTGCCGGTCATGCCTTCACCACGTTGGGTGCTCAACCGTGTGCAACCTATCGCCGTGCGCGATGTGCTGCACTACCTGAGCCGAGCCGCGGATGTGGAATGGGAGGAGAGCCGGCGGTATGACATCGGAGGGCCGGACGTCCACACATATGCGGACCTGATGAAGCTCTACGCGCGGGCTGCGGGCCTCCGGGAACCCACTGTCCTTCCGGTGCCGGTCCTCACACCGTGGCTGGCGGCCCAATGGGTCAACCTGGTCACTCCGATCCCGCGCTCTCTGGCCGTGCCCCTAGTCCAGTCCCTGCAGCACGACTGTGTGGTCCAGGACCGCAGCATCGACGATCTACTCCCTCCTCCCGACGCCGGCCTGACGGACTATCCGACGGCAGTGGACCTGGCCCTGGAGAAGATCTCAGCGGACCGCGTGGAGACGACCTGGGCCGGATCGCATCCTTTGGACGCACCGTCGGAACCGCTGCCCTCCGATCCTGACTGGGCAGGCCGCACCGTACTGACCGATGAGCGCCGGGTGCGCTCCTCAGCCTCACCGGAAGCCGTCTTCGCGGTCATCGAGAGCATCGGAGGCGACAGGGGCTATTTCGCCCTGTCGCGAGCCTGGAGGGCCAGAGGATTGGCTGACAAGCTCGTCGGCGGAGTGGGGCTCGGCCGAGGACGCCGCAGCCGCCGGCAGCTTCAGCTCGGTGACGCAGTGGACTGGTGGCGAGTGGAGAGGCTGGACCGCGGGGAGCGGCTGCGACTGCGCGCAGAGATGAAGGTGCCTGGGCAGGCGTGGCTCGAGTTCCTCGTCGAGCCCGACGGCGAAGGCTCAGTATGCACTCAGCGTGCGGTCTTCTTCCCGTCTGGACTGGGTGGGCGCATCTATTGGCTGGCGCTGACGCCCTTCCACGCGGTCATCTTTCGGAAGATGGCCGCGCGGCTCGCACTGGAGGCGGAGGCAGGTCCCGCACGGCACTGA
- the idi gene encoding isopentenyl-diphosphate Delta-isomerase, with protein MHQKDSQQVVLVAPDGEPLGTQSKRSVHSAATPLHLGFSCHVLNPSGEVLVTRRALTKQTWPGVWTNTFCGHPAPGEDWADAVARHGFDELGLELTDLSLVLQNFRYRATDASGVVENEICPVFTAVTSSRPEPDPSEAMEIAWSAPDDVSRAIHHAPWAFSPWFSLQVPQMDVYRTQARPSIGAADS; from the coding sequence ATGCATCAGAAGGACTCTCAGCAGGTGGTGCTGGTCGCCCCAGACGGCGAGCCGCTCGGAACTCAGTCCAAGCGGTCGGTGCACAGCGCCGCCACGCCGCTGCACCTCGGCTTCTCTTGCCACGTCCTCAACCCCTCAGGAGAGGTCCTCGTCACTCGGCGCGCCCTGACCAAGCAGACCTGGCCGGGGGTATGGACCAACACCTTCTGCGGCCATCCTGCCCCCGGCGAAGACTGGGCAGACGCAGTGGCCCGGCACGGCTTCGACGAACTGGGGCTCGAGCTCACCGACCTGTCCCTCGTCCTGCAGAATTTCCGCTATCGCGCCACCGATGCCTCAGGCGTGGTCGAGAACGAAATATGCCCGGTGTTCACCGCGGTGACCTCATCCCGGCCCGAGCCGGACCCGAGCGAAGCGATGGAGATCGCATGGTCTGCCCCAGATGATGTCTCCCGGGCGATCCACCATGCTCCCTGGGCGTTCAGCCCATGGTTCTCGCTCCAGGTCCCGCAGATGGACGTGTACAGGACACAAGCCCGACCGTCCATCGGCGCTGCTGACTCATGA
- a CDS encoding phytoene/squalene synthase family protein → MNGLELYTRTSTEAAARVISAYSTSFGMAANLLPPDCRRGIRNIYALVRTADEIVDGTAAEAGLTADQQRSVLDALEQEVLLGTARGFSANPVVHAFAVTARAADIEMPLITAFFHSMRRDLSPVERLSRTQYEEYVYGSAEVVGLMCLRVFLSGHAWDAERLQPVEHGAARLGAAFQKINFLRDLGDDATQLGRAYFPGALPGQLSEREKADILDEIDEDLAAAKTGIAQLPPGPRRATLLAAHLFEDVALRLRRTPAAEILHRRVSVPRRRKTYLLLKTLLPMNFRGRP, encoded by the coding sequence ATGAACGGTTTGGAACTCTACACCCGCACATCCACGGAAGCTGCCGCTCGTGTGATCAGTGCCTACTCGACGTCGTTCGGCATGGCGGCGAATCTGCTTCCGCCTGACTGCCGCCGAGGGATCCGGAACATCTATGCTCTTGTCCGCACTGCTGACGAGATCGTCGACGGGACAGCCGCAGAGGCAGGACTGACGGCGGACCAGCAGCGCAGCGTACTGGATGCGTTGGAGCAGGAAGTTCTTCTGGGAACAGCACGTGGATTCAGCGCCAACCCGGTGGTGCACGCGTTCGCCGTCACCGCCCGCGCCGCGGACATTGAGATGCCCCTGATCACAGCCTTCTTCCACTCGATGCGCCGAGACCTGAGCCCAGTCGAACGCCTGAGCCGCACACAGTATGAGGAGTATGTCTACGGCTCGGCCGAAGTCGTGGGGCTGATGTGCTTGCGTGTCTTCCTCAGCGGCCACGCGTGGGATGCCGAACGGCTCCAGCCCGTCGAGCATGGCGCCGCTCGTCTCGGCGCAGCCTTCCAGAAGATCAACTTCCTGCGCGACCTCGGCGACGACGCGACCCAACTGGGCCGGGCCTACTTTCCCGGAGCACTGCCAGGACAGCTCAGCGAGCGGGAGAAGGCGGACATCCTCGATGAGATAGACGAGGATCTGGCCGCAGCGAAGACCGGCATCGCCCAGCTGCCCCCCGGCCCGCGTCGGGCTACACTGCTGGCCGCTCACCTCTTTGAGGATGTCGCCCTCCGGCTACGCCGAACGCCTGCCGCCGAGATCCTGCACCGCCGTGTGTCAGTCCCCCGGCGCAGGAAGACCTACCTTCTGCTGAAGACACTGCTGCCGATGAACTTCAGGGGGCGGCCATGA
- the crtI gene encoding phytoene desaturase family protein encodes MTERRGKARTAVVIGAGFSGLATAALLARDGVDVTVLEAHESVGGRAGEWHQQGFRFETGPSWYLMPEVFDRFFEEMGTTTADELELIRLDPAYRVFFEEQSQPFDLPDQDSLGALQEWEQTPGSLTAYMRSAEETCRLATDRLLYSSYDSLRDFADPGLLRRLPRLLRLLFEPMDRFISRHTSDPQVQKILGYPAVFLGTSPKAAPSLYHLMSHLDVNQSVLYPRGGFSAVVAAIARLARQHGVDLRTGHRVTEVITEGRNAAGVRFTTPEGEHNSLAADIVVSSADIHHTDTALLAPRFRSRSTAAWERRNPGPGAVLALLGVEGELPELAHHSLFFTEDWQRGFEEIEGRLPASGPPRSLYVCRPSATDAEVAPPGHENLFVLIPVRADPDTGAGGIDGSGSPSVERFVDEAIDQIASWAGIPDLSSRVTVRRSLGPADFEREFGAWRGGALGPAHTLRQSAFLRGPIRSSKLDGLYYAGSTTMPGIGVPMCLISAELVRTSVRRGPRRSLRRLFDHRTAAQGVRHA; translated from the coding sequence ATGACGGAGCGCAGGGGCAAGGCCCGCACCGCCGTCGTCATCGGAGCAGGCTTTTCCGGTCTTGCCACCGCGGCGCTGCTGGCTCGTGACGGTGTCGACGTGACTGTTCTCGAAGCCCACGAGTCCGTGGGCGGACGCGCAGGTGAATGGCATCAGCAGGGTTTCCGCTTCGAAACGGGCCCATCCTGGTATCTGATGCCTGAAGTCTTCGATCGCTTCTTCGAAGAGATGGGAACCACCACGGCCGATGAGCTGGAGCTCATTCGGCTGGATCCTGCCTATCGGGTCTTCTTCGAGGAGCAGAGCCAGCCCTTCGACCTACCAGACCAGGACTCCCTCGGCGCACTTCAGGAGTGGGAGCAGACCCCGGGGTCATTGACCGCCTATATGAGATCCGCAGAGGAGACCTGCCGGCTCGCGACGGACCGACTGCTCTATTCTTCCTACGATTCTCTGCGGGACTTCGCAGACCCTGGGCTTCTCCGACGTCTGCCCCGGCTGCTGCGCCTGCTCTTCGAACCGATGGACCGCTTCATCAGTCGGCACACCTCGGATCCCCAGGTGCAGAAGATCCTCGGGTACCCAGCGGTGTTCCTCGGAACCTCGCCGAAAGCAGCACCGAGCCTCTACCACCTGATGAGTCATCTGGACGTCAATCAGTCCGTGCTGTATCCGCGCGGAGGGTTCAGCGCGGTCGTCGCAGCGATCGCCCGCTTGGCACGACAGCACGGTGTGGATCTGCGCACCGGGCATCGGGTGACGGAGGTGATCACAGAAGGAAGGAACGCTGCGGGGGTGCGGTTCACCACCCCAGAGGGCGAACACAACAGTCTGGCCGCCGACATCGTCGTCTCCAGCGCAGACATCCACCATACGGATACGGCGCTGCTGGCACCGCGCTTTCGCAGCCGCTCGACGGCTGCCTGGGAGCGACGGAACCCGGGGCCCGGGGCAGTGTTGGCGTTGCTGGGCGTTGAGGGTGAACTGCCTGAACTGGCTCATCATTCGCTCTTCTTCACCGAAGACTGGCAACGGGGGTTCGAAGAGATCGAGGGCAGGCTCCCCGCCTCAGGGCCTCCCCGGTCCCTCTACGTCTGCAGGCCCAGCGCCACGGATGCGGAGGTCGCCCCGCCGGGCCACGAGAATCTCTTCGTCCTGATTCCCGTCCGGGCAGATCCTGATACCGGAGCGGGGGGCATCGACGGGTCCGGCTCCCCCTCCGTCGAACGCTTCGTGGACGAGGCCATAGACCAGATCGCCTCCTGGGCAGGCATTCCGGATCTGTCGTCACGGGTGACCGTGCGACGCAGCCTCGGACCGGCCGATTTCGAACGGGAGTTCGGGGCCTGGCGCGGGGGCGCGTTGGGGCCGGCACATACTCTGCGGCAGAGCGCCTTCCTGAGAGGGCCGATCCGCTCTTCGAAGCTCGATGGGCTGTACTACGCGGGCTCGACGACGATGCCGGGGATCGGCGTGCCGATGTGCCTCATCAGCGCTGAACTGGTCCGGACCTCTGTTCGCCGAGGCCCGAGGAGATCTCTGCGCCGGCTCTTCGACCACCGAACGGCCGCCCAGGGGGTGCGACATGCCTGA
- a CDS encoding lycopene cyclase domain-containing protein, whose protein sequence is MPEPLISLAYLTALLVSFGCMLLIDRRFGLFLFRDPLRAALVLAAGLFFFLAWDLAAISLGIFLHGPAPYMTGIMLAPELPLEELVFLLFLSHLTMVLVLGFQRLFSRGEA, encoded by the coding sequence ATGCCTGAACCGCTGATCAGCCTGGCCTACCTCACGGCTCTTCTCGTCTCATTCGGCTGCATGCTCCTCATCGACCGACGCTTCGGCCTGTTCCTCTTCCGGGATCCGCTTCGTGCCGCACTGGTGCTGGCAGCCGGTCTCTTCTTCTTCCTCGCGTGGGACCTGGCAGCCATCTCCCTGGGAATCTTCCTCCACGGTCCGGCTCCCTATATGACCGGCATCATGTTGGCTCCGGAACTCCCCCTGGAGGAACTGGTCTTCCTCCTCTTCCTCTCGCATCTGACCATGGTCCTGGTGCTCGGGTTCCAACGCCTGTTCAGCCGAGGTGAGGCATGA
- a CDS encoding lycopene cyclase domain-containing protein produces the protein MGANTYLILSAGFVAGAVAVALVAAHVRGRAERPGRLLGSAAAAAAALLLLTAVFDNVMIAVGLFEYAESVISGLRLGMAPIEDFAYPIAAVILLPSLWVLLAPLRSDRSNNDH, from the coding sequence ATGGGCGCCAACACCTACCTGATCCTGAGTGCAGGGTTCGTCGCAGGTGCAGTGGCTGTGGCGCTTGTGGCGGCACACGTGCGCGGCAGAGCAGAACGGCCTGGACGTCTGCTTGGTTCCGCGGCCGCTGCCGCTGCCGCGCTGCTGCTGCTCACCGCCGTCTTTGACAACGTGATGATCGCCGTCGGACTGTTCGAGTACGCGGAATCGGTCATCTCAGGGCTGCGCCTCGGAATGGCGCCGATCGAGGACTTCGCCTATCCGATCGCTGCGGTCATCCTGCTGCCTTCACTATGGGTTCTGCTCGCACCCCTGCGCAGCGACAGGAGCAACAATGATCACTGA
- a CDS encoding prenyltransferase: MITDMLRSSRPLSWINTAYPFAAAWLLAGGGWEPALVVGTLFFLIPYNFALYGINDVFDHASDMANPRKGGAEGALLDTTLHRPVLIASVALVIPLLLVLIPMGGLASWVILAVSMLALVAYSAPPLRTKEIPVLDSLTSSLHFVTPAAYGAALAGAEASVVLVCALGAFLLWGMASHAFGAVQDIGPDREAGISSIATALGAATTVRLALALWAAAGLLVLGTGWPWSLAAVLVAPYLAAGAPYRSLHDGEADLAHNGWRHFLWINYAVGAALTILLLLGTGMI; encoded by the coding sequence ATGATCACTGACATGCTGCGCTCTTCACGTCCGTTGAGCTGGATCAACACGGCCTACCCCTTCGCGGCCGCATGGCTGCTGGCCGGTGGAGGCTGGGAACCTGCGCTGGTCGTGGGGACCCTGTTCTTTCTGATCCCCTACAACTTCGCCCTCTACGGCATCAATGACGTCTTCGACCACGCGTCAGACATGGCGAACCCTCGGAAGGGAGGAGCAGAAGGCGCCCTGCTGGACACGACTCTGCACCGGCCGGTCCTGATCGCCAGCGTAGCGCTGGTCATCCCGCTCCTCCTGGTCCTGATCCCGATGGGAGGTCTCGCATCCTGGGTCATCCTTGCGGTGAGCATGCTGGCGCTCGTCGCATACTCAGCGCCCCCGCTGCGCACCAAAGAGATCCCGGTGCTGGATTCGCTGACCTCGAGTCTGCATTTCGTCACCCCTGCGGCCTATGGTGCGGCCCTGGCTGGAGCTGAGGCCAGCGTGGTCCTGGTGTGCGCGTTGGGGGCGTTCCTGCTCTGGGGCATGGCCAGCCACGCCTTCGGGGCGGTACAGGACATCGGCCCGGACCGTGAGGCCGGCATCAGTTCGATCGCTACAGCGTTGGGGGCCGCAACCACGGTCCGCCTGGCGCTGGCCCTATGGGCGGCAGCCGGCCTGCTGGTGCTGGGGACCGGATGGCCATGGTCGCTCGCCGCCGTGTTGGTCGCACCCTACCTCGCGGCAGGGGCCCCCTACCGCTCACTGCACGATGGGGAGGCGGACCTGGCGCACAACGGATGGCGGCACTTCCTCTGGATCAACTACGCGGTAGGAGCTGCGCTGACCATCCTGCTGCTGCTCGGCACGGGGATGATCTGA
- a CDS encoding pyrimidine dimer DNA glycosylase/endonuclease V has protein sequence MRLWSLHPALLDRQGLIACWRESLLAQAVLLGRTRGYTRHPQLERFREHSEPGPAIGAYLAQLHAEAQRRGYRFDAARIAHPPAPSELMRDDPSAALSAMPQMSVTSGQLAFERDHLHTKLAQRSPHLLDGFPQDAVPAAHPLFRVVEGDVEPWERA, from the coding sequence ATGCGCCTGTGGTCTCTCCACCCGGCCCTGCTGGACCGCCAGGGGCTCATCGCGTGCTGGCGGGAGTCGCTCCTCGCGCAGGCAGTTCTGCTGGGCCGCACACGCGGGTACACCCGACACCCACAGCTGGAACGGTTCCGGGAGCATTCCGAGCCGGGACCAGCGATCGGGGCGTATCTGGCGCAGCTTCATGCGGAAGCGCAGCGTCGAGGCTATCGGTTCGATGCCGCACGCATCGCCCATCCTCCCGCCCCTTCGGAGCTGATGAGAGATGACCCGAGTGCTGCCCTCAGCGCCATGCCGCAGATGAGTGTCACCAGTGGTCAGCTGGCCTTTGAACGTGACCACCTGCACACGAAGTTGGCACAGCGTTCCCCGCATCTGCTCGATGGATTCCCACAGGATGCAGTGCCAGCAGCTCATCCGCTCTTCCGCGTGGTGGAGGGAGATGTCGAGCCCTGGGAGCGGGCATGA
- a CDS encoding heavy metal translocating P-type ATPase: MTRTAEPQHLELEIGGMTCAACAQRIEKKLNKLDGVSATVNYATEKASVTGDAEVQDLIAAVEKTGYTAQLPTAPDEEPAGKSVAEKDLSQLRLRLVIAAVLSVPVVLVAMLPALQFPYWAWVSLVLSLPVVLWAGWPFHRSAALNARRGAATMDTLISLGTLAALIWSLYAMLFGHAGDPHLRHEFVLFAEPYWMSGESAGSANVYFEVATAVTSFLLLGRYFEKRSKARAGQALRSLLTMGAKEVSVLRPGASGAPEETRIPVKDLAVGDEFIVRPGEKIATDGVVISGASAVDMSMLTGESVPVEVAEDDKVIGATVNESSRLQVRATGVGSQTQLAQMARLVEEAQSGKAEVQRLADRISGIFVPIVLGIAVVTLLAWLLLGAPAEAAFTAAVAVLIIACPCALGLATPTALLVGTGRGAQLGILIKGPEVLESSRGIDVAVLDKTGTVTTGAMQVTALHSAGRTDVSDGFDDLTVLRLSGALESSSEHPVARAITNAARESLGSRAGTLSVPEEFRNHQGYGVSGVVRGRSVLVGRRRFLADQGIEVPPEVGGLLSYAESQGSTPVLVGIDGHFAGVVIVADTVKDSAAGAVAQLKELGMEPVLLTGDNQGAARRVADAVGVQRVIAEALPGDKVEVIKELQAGGQSVAMVGDGVNDAAALAQADLGLAMGTGTDVAIDAADITIIRGDLRSVADAVRLSRRTLRTIRENLFWAFLYNTAAIPLAAVGLLNPMLAGLAMVLSSLSVVANSLRLRRYQGA; this comes from the coding sequence ATGACGCGTACTGCAGAGCCCCAGCACCTCGAGCTGGAGATCGGCGGCATGACCTGCGCGGCGTGTGCCCAGCGCATCGAGAAGAAGCTCAACAAGCTCGACGGCGTCAGCGCCACCGTCAACTACGCCACGGAGAAGGCCTCGGTCACCGGGGATGCTGAGGTTCAAGACCTCATCGCGGCAGTGGAGAAGACCGGTTACACCGCGCAGCTGCCCACGGCTCCCGATGAGGAGCCTGCTGGGAAGTCCGTGGCCGAGAAGGATCTGTCGCAGCTGCGGCTTCGTCTGGTGATCGCCGCAGTGCTCAGCGTCCCCGTCGTGCTCGTGGCCATGCTGCCGGCCCTGCAGTTCCCCTACTGGGCCTGGGTCTCATTGGTGCTCAGCCTGCCGGTGGTCCTCTGGGCCGGGTGGCCCTTCCATCGCTCGGCTGCGCTGAATGCCCGCCGGGGCGCCGCCACGATGGACACTCTCATCTCCCTGGGCACTCTGGCGGCGCTGATCTGGTCGCTCTACGCGATGCTCTTCGGCCATGCCGGGGACCCGCACCTGCGTCATGAGTTCGTGCTCTTCGCCGAGCCCTACTGGATGTCCGGGGAGAGCGCTGGATCAGCCAACGTCTACTTCGAGGTGGCCACCGCCGTCACCTCCTTCCTGCTGCTGGGCCGTTACTTCGAGAAGCGCTCGAAAGCTCGGGCCGGGCAGGCTCTGCGCTCTCTGCTGACCATGGGCGCCAAAGAGGTCTCCGTGCTGCGTCCGGGCGCGTCAGGGGCGCCGGAAGAGACTCGCATTCCCGTGAAGGACCTGGCCGTGGGGGACGAGTTCATCGTCCGCCCGGGCGAGAAGATCGCGACCGATGGCGTGGTGATCTCAGGAGCCTCGGCGGTGGACATGTCCATGCTGACCGGCGAATCCGTTCCTGTGGAAGTCGCCGAAGACGACAAGGTCATCGGCGCCACCGTCAATGAGTCCAGCAGGCTGCAGGTGCGGGCCACCGGAGTGGGCTCCCAGACTCAGTTGGCCCAGATGGCTCGCTTGGTGGAAGAGGCCCAGTCCGGCAAGGCCGAAGTTCAGCGGCTGGCCGACCGGATCTCGGGCATCTTCGTGCCGATCGTGCTGGGGATCGCCGTGGTGACCCTGCTGGCCTGGCTGCTGCTGGGTGCACCCGCGGAGGCCGCCTTCACCGCCGCCGTCGCGGTGCTCATCATCGCCTGCCCCTGTGCGCTGGGGCTCGCGACGCCGACGGCTCTGTTGGTGGGCACCGGCCGCGGCGCCCAGCTCGGGATCCTGATCAAGGGACCCGAGGTGCTGGAGTCCTCGCGAGGCATCGACGTCGCGGTGCTGGACAAGACCGGGACGGTCACCACGGGGGCCATGCAAGTCACTGCGCTGCACAGCGCCGGACGCACTGACGTCTCCGACGGCTTCGACGACCTGACCGTCCTGAGGCTCTCCGGAGCGTTGGAGTCTTCCTCGGAGCATCCCGTGGCGCGGGCCATCACCAATGCTGCCCGGGAGTCGCTGGGCTCGCGGGCCGGCACCCTGTCCGTGCCCGAGGAGTTCCGAAACCATCAGGGCTACGGAGTCAGCGGAGTGGTCCGCGGCCGGTCGGTGCTGGTGGGCCGGCGTCGCTTCCTGGCGGATCAGGGCATCGAGGTGCCTCCGGAGGTCGGGGGGCTGCTCAGCTATGCCGAGTCCCAGGGCAGCACACCGGTGCTGGTGGGGATCGACGGTCATTTCGCCGGCGTGGTCATCGTGGCCGACACCGTCAAGGACAGTGCCGCCGGCGCGGTGGCCCAGCTCAAGGAGCTCGGCATGGAACCGGTGCTTCTGACCGGGGACAACCAGGGCGCTGCCCGCCGCGTGGCGGATGCCGTGGGTGTGCAGCGGGTGATCGCTGAGGCTCTGCCCGGCGACAAGGTCGAAGTGATCAAGGAGCTGCAGGCCGGGGGTCAGTCCGTGGCGATGGTCGGCGACGGTGTCAACGATGCCGCCGCACTGGCTCAGGCAGATCTCGGCCTGGCGATGGGGACCGGCACCGATGTGGCCATCGACGCCGCCGACATCACCATCATCCGCGGTGACCTGCGGTCTGTGGCCGACGCCGTGCGTCTGTCCCGCCGGACGCTGCGCACCATCCGGGAGAACCTGTTCTGGGCCTTCCTCTACAACACGGCCGCGATCCCGCTGGCCGCCGTCGGGCTGCTCAACCCCATGCTGGCCGGGCTGGCGATGGTGCTCAGCTCGCTGTCAGTGGTGGCGAACTCGCTGCGGCTGCGCCGGTACCAGGGCGCGTGA
- a CDS encoding heavy-metal-associated domain-containing protein: protein MSETRRYTVTGMSCAHCEQAIRQELSELSGVEEVQVSAADGALSVTLDAGSAPDDAEILAAVDEAGYQGVRVP from the coding sequence ATGTCGGAGACACGGCGCTACACAGTCACCGGAATGTCCTGCGCACATTGCGAGCAAGCTATCCGTCAGGAGCTCTCTGAGCTCTCCGGCGTGGAGGAGGTCCAGGTCAGCGCTGCAGACGGCGCCCTCTCTGTGACACTGGACGCTGGCTCCGCCCCTGATGATGCTGAGATCCTGGCCGCAGTGGACGAGGCCGGATACCAGGGGGTGAGAGTTCCATGA
- a CDS encoding metal-sensitive transcriptional regulator, protein MDSEHGYMSDKDKYLARLRRIEGQARGIHRMIEDDTYCIDILTQISATTSALENVALALLDDHLTHCVAHAVEHGGKDAEEKIAEASAAIRRLVKS, encoded by the coding sequence ATGGACTCAGAGCATGGCTATATGAGCGACAAGGACAAGTACCTCGCCCGCCTGCGGCGGATCGAAGGGCAGGCTCGCGGCATCCACCGGATGATCGAGGATGACACCTACTGCATCGACATCCTGACCCAGATCAGCGCCACGACTTCAGCACTGGAGAACGTTGCCCTGGCCCTGCTGGATGACCACCTCACCCACTGCGTGGCCCACGCCGTTGAGCACGGCGGAAAGGACGCCGAGGAGAAGATCGCCGAGGCCAGCGCCGCGATCAGGCGGCTGGTGAAGTCCTAG
- a CDS encoding YeiH family protein: MSSPDAGSAGVRRLPGWMLLAGVATAALLLGSIQRAVGALLIALVLGLLLRNLGLFRPAVRLGVQRATKPLLRLGIVVLGLQLAVPEILALGVPVLVLIGATVLIGFVFTHWFARRIGMSPAASLLYAAGFSICGASAVAGAQSVVDAEDDEVASAVAMVTLYGTAALLALPLVSGMVGLTQEQSGVWIGLTVHEVAQVVAAGGLVGTAALATAAVVKLGRVVLLAPVLTFSALFWRRAARDLSADDRAAGEGWTARDADAGSPPKVPLVPLFVLGFLAMVAVRSVAPLPEELLDAASLAATWLLAGAMFGLGVGIDLKSLARTGGRGAVVGGASTAVMGAGTLAAVLLVV; encoded by the coding sequence GTGAGTTCTCCGGATGCCGGCAGCGCAGGAGTCCGTCGGCTTCCGGGATGGATGCTGCTGGCCGGGGTGGCCACAGCGGCACTGCTGCTGGGGAGTATCCAGCGCGCCGTGGGTGCTCTGCTCATCGCTCTGGTGCTGGGACTGCTGCTGCGCAACCTCGGGCTGTTCCGCCCGGCGGTCCGCCTCGGCGTTCAGCGGGCCACCAAGCCGTTGCTGCGCCTGGGGATCGTGGTGTTGGGGCTGCAGCTGGCCGTCCCGGAGATCCTCGCTCTGGGTGTTCCGGTTCTGGTGCTGATCGGGGCGACGGTGCTGATCGGCTTTGTCTTCACCCACTGGTTTGCCCGCCGGATCGGCATGAGTCCGGCCGCCTCGCTGCTCTATGCCGCAGGGTTCTCCATCTGCGGGGCATCGGCTGTGGCCGGTGCGCAGAGCGTGGTCGACGCTGAGGATGATGAGGTCGCCTCCGCCGTCGCGATGGTCACCCTCTACGGCACCGCCGCTCTGCTGGCGCTTCCGCTGGTCTCCGGCATGGTGGGGCTGACTCAGGAGCAGAGCGGGGTATGGATCGGCCTGACGGTGCACGAGGTGGCGCAGGTGGTGGCCGCCGGAGGGTTGGTCGGGACTGCTGCGTTGGCCACAGCCGCGGTGGTCAAGCTGGGGCGTGTGGTCCTGCTGGCTCCGGTGCTGACCTTCTCGGCCCTCTTCTGGCGGCGTGCTGCGCGCGATCTGAGTGCCGATGACCGGGCTGCCGGTGAAGGCTGGACTGCCCGCGACGCCGACGCCGGCTCGCCCCCGAAGGTGCCGCTGGTCCCGCTCTTCGTCCTGGGGTTCCTTGCCATGGTGGCGGTGCGCTCCGTGGCGCCGCTGCCTGAGGAGCTCTTGGACGCGGCGTCGCTCGCCGCCACATGGCTCCTGGCCGGAGCCATGTTCGGCCTCGGAGTGGGCATCGACCTGAAGTCCCTGGCGAGGACCGGCGGCCGAGGCGCCGTCGTCGGGGGTGCGTCCACTGCAGTGATGGGCGCCGGAACGCTGGCTGCGGTGCTGCTGGTGGTCTGA